CTCTCGGAAGTATGGGAATGCGAGAGATAAGGCCCGGCTGGTACCTGTGACATAAAGATAGGGCTCCCTCGTTAGGCCAGCTGTCAGGTTCCTAATTGACCGCATGAATGCCAGGATATCCTGTATTGTCAACGACTACTACTGACTTAACCTTGCGCAGAGTgtgctcatgaatatgcatgagcTGTGCAGTGTGAATGTGTATACTACTGATGAAGAGTTGAACAAACttgctcatgaatatgcataAGCTGTGCAGGGTGAATTAGTACAACTGAAAAATGGGTTGAACAACTTCTTTATGAATATGAATGAGCTTGACAAGCTAACTGGCTGACCCTTGTTCAAActttttcatgaatatgcatgaactCTAcctgctcagtgaattctactcacTTGAATAACCTTTTACAAAATGtttgcatgaatattcattcacTGTACATGGTGGATAAGTACTACCGATGGGTAGATGCACAATCttgctcatgaatatgcatgagcTGTATAGGTTTAATGTGGACGACTTGCGGAACCATATTCATACTGTTCATGAATACTCATGACATTTACAGCTAAGTGGATAGTACTGACCATGTCCAAGTGTTATATACAATGATCATGACTGAGTTAACTTTGTGTAAGAAAAAGTGAATGAATTGTATATTTATGAGGACATAAATATAACATGAGATTTACACTATAAactcaatgggtgatttcaagtctggtgttgtccttggtgttggtgttgaaatttaaaTTGCTTCCCCTATCTcaaaaacttattcagagtttgtaaaactgatccagatcacattattgacatctcaacaactagtgagtgacttttcgggaccatcttcattttatttttagttttataatcatgtaaaaattgacctaacaccaccaccaaaaggtcaacactgaacttgaaatcacccaatgaggACTCTTCACTTTTCACACAAGTGCACATGAATATGCATGAGCTTTAGAATCTTAATGACATGAATCCTAAATGTCAGAATTTCTATTAAATCTGATAAAAATGTAGCCCTTGTGCTGCCTGATTTCCTTACACGTTTGAACTACACAAAATTTCACACCCCCTGGCCCGTAttttgaagtcgggtttaagttaGAACATGGTCTacctctgtgctaaaattatggggagccaagtattcaaaaattctgtttctaTTGagtatttcttatgtttaatgttttgctttcataatgaagaaaaatacataaaaatacttAATTTATCATTCCcaaacaattatgaacaatttgggtgtcatatgagttacaTGTAATagattggatgtgtactgttagggatttgtgccagcatttggctctccatagttaaaccacaactttaaaccagggttcaatttaaacccgagttcagaatacgggcccctAAATCTATTCTTGAAATGCGTATTTACTTGGTTAACTTTGCATCATAATTCTATGAATATTTAAcaagtaatgaatattcatattaatCTTGTAACACAGCTCACCTCCCCCTTCTGAGTCTGAGACGCGCCGAGGAATCCTTGGGCATGCTGCAGTTTGGTGAGACAGGGGTCATAGGTCAATTGGCATGTCTTTTGAGCATCCGGGTTTAGaatcaaggaattaatcctccCCGCTACCTTGCATCCCaattcatttgcattttagaatcaatcattccccttttttcaaatgattttctATTGATTTCAagtagaaatttgattttaCCTTGAGCTTAGTTATCAACACTTACAGtggtgtacatgtagctgctgTCAAGTTGTAAGCATAAATTCATGCATAAAGCTGATTTGCATTCCTCGATTCATTGGCGTAAATCCATGACGTCATGTTATTcatgtgtgggggggggggggataaaacaAAAGATCACCCCTCCCCCACGAGTTTCACCACTTGGATTTACGCCCATGCCTTGATTTACTTTGCTTATGAATCTGTAGCCTCGAACAGTGTATGAATGGATACTATTTTCAGTTTGAATTATTATGATtggaaaatgaatattcatgccatTGCTGATTCCTTAGATGCTTGCAGCATGCCCAAATCATTTGAACGCTCCTATTGTGAAGGGTGTCTCACAAACACCAATATTGACTGAAATCTCTGTTCACTGTTCCAAGCAATGCTTTCAGTCCCTCTCATTTTCTTACCCACTCTCTTTTCTTGCCTTCTTCCATTCCTTCCTGCTCTTCAAtttctttctcctctccttTATGTTTAATCCTCTCCTTTATGTTTAATCCTCTTCTTCCATTACCCTCTCCTTTCTTATTCCTCTCCttacattcttatttttctgacTTAGAGACTTGCTCTCTTTTTACTATCTTGTTACCCCTGTTCCTTACTTTCCTACCACTCTCCTTACTTTCCTACCAGTCTCCTTACTTTCCTACCACTCTCCTTACTTTCCTACCACTCTCCTTACTTTCCTGCCACTCTCCTTACTTTCCTACCACTCTTCTTCCTATTTTTCTACCACTCTCCTTACTTTCCTACCAGTCTCCTTACTTTCCTACCACTCTCCTTACTTTCCTACCACTCTCCTTACTTTCCTACCAGTCTCCTTACTTTCCTACCACTCTCCTTACTTTCCTACCACTCTCCTTACTTTCCTACCACTCTCCTTACTTTCCTGCCACTCTCCTTACTTTCCTACCACTCTTCTTCCTATTTTTCTACCACTCTCCTTACTTTCCTACCACTCTCCTTACTTTCCTGCCACTCTCCTTACTTTCCTACCACTCTTCTTCCTATTTTTCTACCACTCTCCTTACTTTCCTACCAGTCTCCTTACGTTCCTACCACTCTCCTTACTTTCCTACCACTCTCCTTACTTTCCTACCAGTCTCCTTACTTTCCTACCACTCTCCTTACTTTCCTACCACTCTCCTTACTTTCCTACCACTCTCCTTACTTTCCTGCCACTCTCCTTACTTTCCTACCACTCTTCTTCCTATTTTTCGACCACTCTCCTTACTTTCCTACCAGTCTCCTTACTTTCCTACCACTCTCCTTACTTTCCTACCAGTCTTCTTACTTTCCTACCACTCTCCTTACTTTCCTACCAGTCTTCTTACTTTCCTACCACTCTCCTTACTTTCCTACCACTCTCCTTACTTTCCTACCACTCTCTTTACTTTCCTACCACTCTCCTTTCCTACCACTCTCCTTACTTTCCTACCAGTCTCCTTACTTTCCTACCAGTCTCCTTACTTTCCTAACACTCTTCTTACTTTCCCACCACCCTTCTTACTTTCTCACCCCTCTCCTTACTTTCCTACCACTCTCCTTACTTTCCTACCAGTCTTCTTACTTTCCTACCACTCTCCTTACTTTCCTACCACTCTCCTTACTTTCCTGCCACTCTCCTTACTTTCCTACCACTCTTCTTCCTATTTTTCTACCACTCTCCTTACTTTCCTACCACTCTCCTTACTTTCCTGCCACTCTCCTTACTTTCCTACCACTCTTCTTCCTATTTTTCTACCACTCTCCTTACTTTCCTGCCACTCTCCTTACTTTCCTACCACTCTTCTTCCTATTTTTCTACCACTCTCCTTACTTTCCTACCAGTCTCCTTACTTTCCTACCACTCTCCTTACTTTCCTACCACTCTCCTTACTTTCCTACCAGTCTCCTTACTTTCCTACCACTCTCCTTACTTTCCTACCACTTTCCTTACTTTCCCACCACCCTTCTTACTTTCTCACCCCTCTCTTTACTTTCTGACTTTTTTCCTTTTGATACTTCCTTACCCCTCTCTAACTTTTTGAACTATCTGtttactctcttaccccctttctATACCCTCCCCAATTTTTCTTACCCCTCTCCTAACTTTCTTACCCCTCTCCAAACTTTTTTACCCCTCTcgtttttcccctttccctttgcaaatttcctatatttttgtaTCTGTATCTTTTTCTTGGTTCTGTCCTTAGtttcttgtttttaaattaTTCATCTTCCCCTCTTATCCCTTCTTAGCTGGTTCTCTGGCCGATGCTCTACACCGTGTCAACGCAGATGGCCATTATGTGGACAGATCACCATCAGATAAGGAACAGATAGCACTTGATACGCTCACAAACCAACTACCAATCAGATCCTACTCTTCTAGTGACATCACAATGGGAAATACAAGTGGCAGTGAAGATGAAGATATGGTAAGCTAAACTGTGATCCTGGGAAGCACTTCGTGAAGCAAACAAACCAAAgatctgttataagctactgaaatccttgcatctgattggctcagagcaaatttgtcagtaaaaatcaattgcttcaagaaatcctttcatttattatatatataacttatgaaaaaaaaatcacagatcATGCATTATATTATGACACAGAAATTTGCATTTactttcaaatttcaaacaatgtttctgattggttgatagtggATATGCGTAACAATATGTGCATACAACAAAGATCTGATTGGTCATTTCATAGGAGTTAGtcattttgtgattgattgcaagcTTTAGTGGTACTGTACAAGCCCAGGTTTAAAGTATATTTGTTGTGCATTATCACCGCAGAGCAGCATGTGATCAAATATAAGGTTAGATTATGTTTTTCAAGAGGAGAGTGTATGaatgtgtttttaaaaaagagaagGTTATGTCATGCAGATTGTTCTTAGGAGGTGTTTAGAAAGAAGGTTTTCATAGCAGGAGATtatggaaaatgagaaattaaTGTCAAATCTTGATCCTTTTTGCTTGAGCCAGTATGATAAGTTACAGCTTTGATTTGGCCTCCTGTATCTGTGCCCAGATCTGAAATTGATAACGGAGtttggtttcctttttttttcgtaCAGTTAAGCAGAAAGGGAATAGTGATTGATCTTACTGAAGAGGATGAGAGACCGAAGATCGATATCCAGGTTGATCATGGTAAGTTTAAAGCGTCATCGTGGgcgtcgtcatcaccatcatcaacttcatcattaccatgatcatcatcattatcatcgttgtcatcatcatcattacaacaccatcatcatcaccatcacgtcatcatcatcatcacatcattatcatcatcacatcgtcgtcatcatcatcatcaccatcaccaccaccatcaccaccaccaccgtcatcCGCATGTTTTAATTAAGTCTCTTTATTACTCATCCGATCACTTTTTGTTCGTGATAAGTCAACCATCACTCTGAATCCCAACGTCTCTGTCTTTTCATCTCTCTACAGCGGGAACGATAGCTCGCATGTACCGGGATTCCCGCAAGGCCGAAGCCAGCAAACCTCACATCAAGCGACCGATGAACGCCTTCATGGTGTGGGCCAAAGAGGAAAGGAGAAAGATCTTAGCCAGGCATCCTGACATGCACAACTCCAACATCagcaaaatattgggtaaaataacATTCACAATTATTCGTAGCCTAAGATCATCACACCAGCAACTTCTTAAGACACGTGTAGCATATGGTGCACAAGCTTTCTCTGCCTCAGCACCTTCTCTCTGGGATAATTTGCCGTTATATTTAAGAATGATACCATCTctggagaccttcaaatctaaactgaagtcttatcttttctaacagtattagttattggcactttgacactcatccaaactttctttctttcttttcttgtgcgcctcggaatagaatatttctagatagatggcgcgatataaatgcctattattattattattataagtaaCTTGATTCACAAAGGATGTAGGTTGTTTTGAATCCATGGTTGTACAATTTTTGTAGATCATATACTGTCAAACTGGTAATATTAATGTTTTTCCTCAGGTTTTCAGCCCTCAGAAAAATTAGTAATCGCCAGTCAACCtaagataaataattcccacatactttttcaaagcctggTGTATCTATACACTATCCCACTCATAAACCTATAATATTTCTGTGCAGGGTGCAAGTTGGAGACTGGTGAATAGAAAAAAAGCATCATGAAATAATTCGTACTATCGTATTTATAAATGATTGAATGTTGGAAGACTATTGAATATGGAGacaaataaatgttgaataaaaaatagcatCATGGAATAGTTTTTACTATCCCattatgaaaacatttgatttttctatattggtTCCAAGTTGAAGACTGCATTGAATAAAAGATAGCATCATGGaatgatatagatatatggactgctATGAGAGGCATGGTTACTGGGTACCGCACTGGCCAGACCATGCCCTCGGGCATAGTCGCCTTGCGGCCCCCTTGTGCCGAAAAACAACCAATCAGAGGAAAGGATTATTTGCCATtcttaaagagaggtttataaTACACATTATACAACACACGTATAGATCCTTGACAGCTGATTGGATGAAAGCGTGTCACATGACATTCAGAGGAATCAGCTATAGCACGCTAAGATATGCTAgccgtgctatagtcgactattgCACGCTCGTGCTctagtcgactatagcacgcTTAAGTAAATGAGCCAGCACTGCAAAATCCCTGGGCACACTGAACCCATTGATAGCCCAGTACACGTTAAGTGAATTAGCGCAGGACATTAGCGGTATACGCGCGTGATCACTTTTTTGTATATCTCTGACCGATGCACGTAGCACTGCGCATACACGTTGCTAAGCTGAACACAATGCGCGTACGTACGTTGCTAAGCAAATTATTCCGAGGGTACGGCTGCGTACCTTCTGGGTTTTATGGAATTCATTCACAAATTAGACTTCATGGATCTATGACTTTATGGATCTATGTTGAAAGTACTTGACTCTCCTGGGATTACTGGAGTAAATCTACTCGACGCTCAAAAGACAACATTGTAAGCAAAACAAGACCTAATGCGCGTTAGTCATATACTACACCTATAGATCTAgcctatctagatctagtctaaaGTGTAAGCTATcggtgttgtataaaacaaatattcaatgttgtatTCGTGCGACGTTCCGAATATTACATTCGTTGCAAGTTGATACAGCCTATTCAACTCCGCTTCGCGTCGTTGAATAGACTCAACTTGCACACTCATGCAATATTCGGAACGATCGCactcatcaacattgaatatttgtatactattgaATGTTGAATTAATGAACAAACATGGAATAGTTTTTACTATCTTACTCATCATAAACATTTGTTGATTTTATGTAGGTTCCAAATGGAAGACGATGTCCAATGCAGAGAAGCAGCCCTACTACGAAGAACAGGCGAGACTAAGCAAGGCACATCTTGAAAAATACCCCGATTACAAATACAAGCCACGCCCAAAGCGCACGTGCATAATCGACGGCAAGAAACTCAAGATCGGCGAATACAAGGCTCTCATGCGAGCCAAGCGTCAGGAGGTGAGACACGTCTATTACACGCGCGATGGGGAGCATATGATTAGGGCGCCCTCTATCGCCACGACGCTGAACACACCGACGTTTCCGTTGCTGGATTCATCAGGCGGGTATACGCTAGCTGGTATCAGGCCTCCTACCATGGTCGACACCTCGTCGTACGAATCGGAAAATGGAATCTCGTCAGATCGATAGCGACCATGCGTCCCATTTTCgttcattatttttacaaataagtttgtaaaatgtatgatttctttttgttttgttttatactcgtaattatttttatcaaatgttTCTAATAGACTGCAATGCTGCTTTAGAATGTCCTGTGAATGTACACACATTCCGCCTACCTTACATCAAGGCGGAACATGCATATTCAATAAAGAAATTTCACAGCAAAGCGAAGCGTTAACGGATAGGTCAGCTCAGTAAATATCATAGATGGACTGTATGtatctatacatgtactgttCTAATTTTTTGAATTGTGGTTATTGGAGTAATATAAGAAGTTAGCAGTGTACAGCAGCTTGTAGTCTATTAtgaacttgatcatgtgaccacCCACCTGACATACATCACCTGACAAGAACGCATAGAATGCGTTCACATATACTATTTATGATAGAAAGGAGATGAACTATTTATTTCTTGCAGCTATTTTTTTGACATATTTATCTGTATTATCCAGCTTAGTGCGTGTCAAATATAAGGAGAAGTATCTTGAAAGAATAAACGACTGATCATCCGAACGCATCTTTGCTGACTGGTCGTTATTTTTCAATAACGTTACGATTCTCGTTTAGTATGTTTTCAAAATCGTTTGTATTTCTTTCTTATAATTGACTTGAACTACGCAATAGTTCTTAAATGATAATTGGAACAGGACTTCCTCGTATTAAATATGTTTGTATCGTTGTATATACTGTAGTTGTGGAtgctcaaattttttttatttgggttgtgTTTGTACAAAAATTCTAAAATAcagtcgaaaaaaaaaaacgataaaaaacGGAAGAGGAACTACTTTGACGTAACAAGTAAGACGTGCAAGAATTACGTTTGCAACTGAATCGACGCAAATTGATTGATCAGCTGTAAGATTAAGATGGTGAGGATGTTGATGGGAGTATAGATTATCATGACGGCTTTTTATACCATACCTCATACGTTTCATGTGGTTTTAAACGGTGTGATATTTGTGACTATTGCATGGTGTAACGCATAATATATAGTGTGATTGAACGTGTCTATGGACTAGATAGTAGAAATGCGTATTTGTGGCAGTGCTAGTGG
This Lytechinus pictus isolate F3 Inbred chromosome 9, Lp3.0, whole genome shotgun sequence DNA region includes the following protein-coding sequences:
- the LOC129268415 gene encoding transcription factor Sox-6-like, with product MLQFAGSLADALHRVNADGHYVDRSPSDKEQIALDTLTNQLPIRSYSSSDITMGNTSGSEDEDMLSRKGIVIDLTEEDERPKIDIQVDHAGTIARMYRDSRKAEASKPHIKRPMNAFMVWAKEERRKILARHPDMHNSNISKILGSKWKTMSNAEKQPYYEEQARLSKAHLEKYPDYKYKPRPKRTCIIDGKKLKIGEYKALMRAKRQEVRHVYYTRDGEHMIRAPSIATTLNTPTFPLLDSSGGYTLAGIRPPTMVDTSSYESENGISSDR